The genomic window CTTTTGAATGGCCTCGTCAAAAGCCATTGGAATACAAGCCGATCCCGTGTAGCCATTTTGATGCATTACCGTAGTGGTTTTCTCCATAGGTTGATCCAATAATTTCATCGTCTCAATAATGCTATTGATATTCAGTTGGGTGAAGAAATAATGATCGACCTCCGAAGGAGATATATTGATTTCCTCACAAAGATCTCGTGCCATTTTCGCCCACATTGTATGATTCAAATCTCCTGGAAACCTTTTGATAAACTTGAGTTGATGATCTCCATTTTCAATCACTTCTCGGGTAGTCGGTTGATGAGAAGCCCCTGCGTAAATACCCATCCAATCGGCATACTGTCCATGTGAAATCAAATTACTTGTTAAATACCCTTCATTCTCGTCTGTGGTGTGTCCCATGATAAACGCCCCTGCCCCATCAGCAAAAAGTGTGACCGTTTTCTTATCGGTTTTGTTCAAATATTTACTCATCGCATAAGCACCCAATACCAACACCTTGTTGTATTTCTTATCGGAGGCGATGTATTTATTGGCTATATCTAAAGCCGTAATAAAGCCTGCACAAGCAGAGTTGACATCAAAAGCAGCGGCATTTTTTGCTTGAAGTAGATCTTGAAGTTTAGTGGAAGTGGAAGGAGAAATATATTCTGGCGTATCTGTTGCGACAATAATCAAATCGATTTCCTCTACCGAAACTGCCGCATTTTCTAAAGCCGTTTTTGATGCTTGAACACAAAGGTCTAAAACGGACTCATCTTCTTCACACCAGTGTCTTTGATAAATTTGAGCGTTATTCTCTAACCAATCACTGACGTTTTCGCCTAATGCTTCATCAAAATATTGATTACTTATGGTTCGTTTGGGGACAAATATGCCTGAACCTAAAATTTTTGATTTTCTCATCTTATTAGAATTTAAACCACCATGCCGCCGTCTACACTCAATACTGTTCCGTTTACATAATTCGAGTCATCAGACGACAAGAATAAGTAAGCTTTAGCAATGTCTTCTGGCTTGCCCATCTTACCCAAAGGAATTTTAGATTCAATACCTTTTAATACTTCTTCAGGTACTTTTTGAGTCATCTCTGTGGCAATAAAGCCAGGGGCAACCGCATTTACATTAATTCCTTTTCGTCCTAATTCTCTCGCCCACACTTTGGTCATACCAATAACACCCGATTTGGCTGCAACATAATTGGTCTGTCCAAAATTACCGTATAATCCAACCACTGAAGACGTATTAATAATACGACCACTCTCTTGTTTCAGCATCTGATCGGCAATGTGTTTAGTACAATTGAAAACACCTGTGAGGTTGACATCAATGACTTGCTGCCATTGTTCAATCGTCATTTTTTTAAGGGAAGCATCTCTTGTTATTCCTGCATTGTTAACAAGGATATCAATTTTCCCAAATTCATTGATAAGATAGTCCACGGCTTTTTCAACCAACGAAAAGTCTGAGGTATCTACTTTCATAAAATGAGCACGCCCTCCTGTTTCACTAATCATTTGTATGGTTTCCTCTGCTTTTTCTTGATTAAGATCCCAAATAATTACCTGTGCCCCTTCTTTTGCAAAAAGTAGACTGGTGGTTTTACCTATGCCTGCGGCACCCCCTGTAATTACAGCGACCATATTGTTTAATTTATTCATTTTGTATTTAGTTTTAGATTATTCATAGTTCGTAGGGACGTTGCAATGCAACGTCCGTACAAACAATGGGTAATATCTCTTTATCCTACTAGTTGTTTTTTCCAATGAACCCTGGGATGTTATACTTTACTTCTAAAGAGAATAATCTACCTGTTGGAGGTGCTGCTGTAAATTCTCTCATTTCCGTATTGAAAAGGTTCGTTACCATTCCAGCGACTGTTAAGTGGTCGTTTATTTTATATCCTGCTGAAATATCGAATGTGATAAATCCGCCTAGTGGACCATAGTTAAAAGCATTCGCGCTTCTTGCATTTTCAACTACTGGCACCCCTCTATACACTAAATCTTGTGTTTTGGCTGCAATCTGATAACTCGAGAAGTAATCGTATTCCTGTACCCAACGTGAGAATACTGTACCGAAGAATTTCTTACCATGATAATTGATGCCCATCGATGCTTTATTAGTAGGAGCATTAATCAATAAGTCCAATGAATTCACTACGCCATCCTTATTAAAATCGTTTTCTTCGATGTTGTTTTCATCGATTTCATATCCAAAGTATGAATAGTTTAAAGTAGCACTCAATTTATCGCTGAAGTAATAGTTTACTCCTAAATCGAATCCATAAGTATCAAACTGACCGAAGTTCACGTAAGTAAATACCAAACCCTGCCAAGCATCATAAGCCGATTGTACGTTCTCGATAGGTTCATTTCCTCTTTTTGATGCTACACCAATATTTGTTACTGGGCTCAAGAAATTCTCCGACATATTGTAGTAAGCGTTGGCATCAATAAATAATTTATTCTTGATTGGCTGGCCTTTGTAACCTAACTCTATTGTCTGTAAACGTTCTACTTTTTGTTTTTCGACCATGCTTCCGTCTTCCATAGTAAATCCTTCAGCATTACCTAAAATTAGTCCACCGAATAAATCACCATACATGTTTAGAATTGTTGGTGCTGCAATACCTTGACCGTAAGTTAAACGCACTGAGTTTTTACCAAATGTCTGCACCACAGCTGCCTTAGGAAGTACGTTAAAACCATATACTTGGTGATTATCTGCTCTCACTGCAGCTACAAATTTAGTACCTGTTGGCAGTTTCATTTCTGCTTGACCATACACCCCTGTTTGATCGATAGTGATGTAATCATTTTCGTCTTTATCCAATAAATATGTGCCATGAGAATTGGCCATGTCTCTTTGCCATTGACCACCTACCACAAAGTTAAACAATCCGATTTCTTTATTGTATTGCACTTCTGCATTCCAACGTTTAGAATCATCAATAAATTTAGCACTTTCGAAAGCTGCTTTTCTTGCTTCATCTTCAGATAAACCTGCACCAACACCTGCATAATACCCTTTAGTATAATCTGAAATAGAATAAGTTTTATCTGTTTTTGATATCGTATGATATACTTGAGCAAAGAATCCTTTATAATTTAATTTGGCTTGTAAATAGTGTACTTGCCAATCGACTATCTGATTTCTACCCACATTGGTTGGGGCTAAATAGGTACTGTTACTACCTCCATAATTTAACGATAAATCCATATCATCAATAGGTGAATAGATCACTGAAGCTTCTCCTCTCAAGAACTCGAAGTTTCTATCCAAGTCCAATTCTTCTACAGGATTCGTAGGTGTTAGGTACACCGAATCCACATATTCAAACTCTTCTCCTCTTGAGTATTCTGCCGTCACTTTATAAGCAAATTTATCGCTTACCTTTTCTGCGTGTCTTAATCTGGTAGAGAACATACTTTGGTTACCCACGTTCATGGCAATAGTTGTTCCTTCGTGTTTACGTGGATCTTTAGTGATGGTGTTTAATAAACCGTTGTGCGCATTCGGACCGAACAAAGCCGCATTAGGACCTAATACCAATTCTACTTGTTCGATATCTTCCTTTACGGTCGTATTCATTGGTCCCAATGGCAAGCCTGTAGCAATTAATGTCGATAATCTACCATCAGTCATCTGTAAATTCTTAGCATTGAAGTTACTGTTAAAACCTCTCACATTAATACCATGACCAACAACACCCGCTCTAAAATAATCTACCCCTTTTTGTCTCGAAAGTAATTCTCCTGCCGTCATCGATGGCATTTGAGAGATGGTTTCTGCATTAATTACCTCAATAGTGGCAGGTGTTTCTGTTAGTTTTTCCGCCTTTCTAGAGCCAGAAATCACCACTTCATCAATCATAGTACTTGCTTCAACCATAGTAATACTAATATCAGAAATAGACTGATCTCCAACGGTCAATTTAGTGGTTTGTGTTTCAAAACCTATATAAGAAACTTCTATAGTCTGTTCACCTTTTGGAACGCCAGCTAACTGAAACATACCATCTGTTTTTGTTACTGTAATCAATTTTGTTCCAACCACTTTTACAGTGGCACCAATTAAAGCTCCTCCATTGGAGTCTTCAATTTTACCTTTAATAGTTAAACCAGTTTGAGCATGAGATTGAAATGCAAACAAAAGCATGCAGATCAAAGAGAGTAATAGATTTTTCATTTCAGTTTAGATAAATTACTTTAAATTAATAAAAATATGTTGGTTAGCTAGTTTAGTTGAAGTGAAATTAGTTTTATGAGGTTTCCACCTCTTTTATTTGTTCCGAAGATTTCGATAATCCTGTGATGAGATGTAGTACTACCGCTGAGCATATTGCAGTGATAATGGCAATGGCAGCTGCTACTCCAGGGTTCCTCACTTCCTCTTGCATATAGGGGGTGATCCTCCCATAATACAATCCAAAATGAACAACCACTGCGATCACCGCACTCGACATGGCCACTTTTGCTTTTACTCTTGGAAAGAATAATCCACAAAGCACAGGTATAAAAGCTGCCGAGAAATAAGCATATACTCCATTTTGAGCAAAAATACCTACACTAAGATCTGGTGCGATTAATTGTTGATAAGAGAACCCGAATGAGGTAATCATTAAAAAGATGACTACCCATTTTCTTGAGGCTAAATGTCCAGTTGAATTCTCATTTTTTGAACGATTAAAACGAGGCAATAGATCAAAACTTATGGTTGCAGTTAACGATTGAATCAATCCTTCCAGTGTCGACAAACCAGCAGATATTAATCCAATAGTGATGAAAAGCCCCAATCCATAAGGGAGTGTTTGATTTACATAGGTGGTCAGTACATTGTCTAATGCAATTCCTTGATCATTAAAAGTGAGAGACGGGAATGATAAACGTGCATAGAAACCAATAAAGATGACACTAAAGAAAAGTATCTCGGTAAAAATG from Flammeovirga yaeyamensis includes these protein-coding regions:
- a CDS encoding 3-oxoacyl-ACP synthase III family protein, with the translated sequence MRKSKILGSGIFVPKRTISNQYFDEALGENVSDWLENNAQIYQRHWCEEDESVLDLCVQASKTALENAAVSVEEIDLIIVATDTPEYISPSTSTKLQDLLQAKNAAAFDVNSACAGFITALDIANKYIASDKKYNKVLVLGAYAMSKYLNKTDKKTVTLFADGAGAFIMGHTTDENEGYLTSNLISHGQYADWMGIYAGASHQPTTREVIENGDHQLKFIKRFPGDLNHTMWAKMARDLCEEINISPSEVDHYFFTQLNINSIIETMKLLDQPMEKTTTVMHQNGYTGSACIPMAFDEAIQKKKVKKGDLVFLIGSGGGLTFGSIAYQL
- the fabG gene encoding 3-oxoacyl-[acyl-carrier-protein] reductase codes for the protein MNKLNNMVAVITGGAAGIGKTTSLLFAKEGAQVIIWDLNQEKAEETIQMISETGGRAHFMKVDTSDFSLVEKAVDYLINEFGKIDILVNNAGITRDASLKKMTIEQWQQVIDVNLTGVFNCTKHIADQMLKQESGRIINTSSVVGLYGNFGQTNYVAAKSGVIGMTKVWARELGRKGINVNAVAPGFIATEMTQKVPEEVLKGIESKIPLGKMGKPEDIAKAYLFLSSDDSNYVNGTVLSVDGGMVV
- a CDS encoding TonB-dependent receptor, yielding MKNLLLSLICMLLFAFQSHAQTGLTIKGKIEDSNGGALIGATVKVVGTKLITVTKTDGMFQLAGVPKGEQTIEVSYIGFETQTTKLTVGDQSISDISITMVEASTMIDEVVISGSRKAEKLTETPATIEVINAETISQMPSMTAGELLSRQKGVDYFRAGVVGHGINVRGFNSNFNAKNLQMTDGRLSTLIATGLPLGPMNTTVKEDIEQVELVLGPNAALFGPNAHNGLLNTITKDPRKHEGTTIAMNVGNQSMFSTRLRHAEKVSDKFAYKVTAEYSRGEEFEYVDSVYLTPTNPVEELDLDRNFEFLRGEASVIYSPIDDMDLSLNYGGSNSTYLAPTNVGRNQIVDWQVHYLQAKLNYKGFFAQVYHTISKTDKTYSISDYTKGYYAGVGAGLSEDEARKAAFESAKFIDDSKRWNAEVQYNKEIGLFNFVVGGQWQRDMANSHGTYLLDKDENDYITIDQTGVYGQAEMKLPTGTKFVAAVRADNHQVYGFNVLPKAAVVQTFGKNSVRLTYGQGIAAPTILNMYGDLFGGLILGNAEGFTMEDGSMVEKQKVERLQTIELGYKGQPIKNKLFIDANAYYNMSENFLSPVTNIGVASKRGNEPIENVQSAYDAWQGLVFTYVNFGQFDTYGFDLGVNYYFSDKLSATLNYSYFGYEIDENNIEENDFNKDGVVNSLDLLINAPTNKASMGINYHGKKFFGTVFSRWVQEYDYFSSYQIAAKTQDLVYRGVPVVENARSANAFNYGPLGGFITFDISAGYKINDHLTVAGMVTNLFNTEMREFTAAPPTGRLFSLEVKYNIPGFIGKNN